The Exiguobacterium acetylicum genome includes a window with the following:
- the ccpA gene encoding catabolite control protein A, giving the protein MNSNITIYDVAREAAVSMATVSRVVNGNPNVKPSTRKKVQDAIEQLGYRPNAVARGLASKKTTTVGVIVPDISNIFFADLARGIEDVATMYKYNIILCNSDQNREKEIHLLNTLLGKQVDGIIFMGGRLHEDLVREFKTSPVPIVLAATLNQDYDLPAVNIDYESAAHDAVKSLIDRGHERIGFITGPLEQQINGEKKFAGYRRALEEANLPFNEQNVVLGNYTYDSGMKAMNQLLELGADCPRAIFAGTDEMALGVIHALQDAGHRVPEDFEVIGHDNTRLATMIRPKLTTVVQPMYDIGAVSMRLLTKILNKEEIETNDVTLPHRIEQRDSTRP; this is encoded by the coding sequence TTGAATAGTAATATTACGATTTACGACGTCGCACGAGAGGCCGCTGTTTCGATGGCGACTGTATCGCGTGTCGTCAACGGAAACCCGAATGTCAAACCATCTACACGAAAGAAGGTCCAAGATGCGATCGAACAGCTTGGTTACCGTCCGAACGCTGTTGCACGTGGACTTGCAAGTAAAAAGACGACGACTGTCGGTGTCATCGTGCCTGATATCTCGAACATTTTCTTTGCAGATTTAGCTCGCGGAATTGAAGATGTCGCGACGATGTATAAATATAACATCATTTTGTGTAACTCTGACCAAAACCGTGAAAAAGAGATTCATTTGCTCAATACGTTACTTGGAAAACAGGTCGATGGAATCATCTTCATGGGTGGACGTTTACACGAGGATCTCGTACGTGAGTTCAAAACTTCCCCTGTGCCGATCGTTCTTGCTGCAACGTTGAACCAAGATTACGATCTTCCTGCCGTCAATATCGATTATGAAAGTGCTGCACACGATGCTGTCAAATCATTGATTGATCGTGGACATGAACGAATCGGATTCATCACAGGACCACTTGAACAGCAAATCAATGGCGAAAAGAAATTTGCTGGTTATCGTCGGGCACTCGAAGAGGCAAATCTTCCGTTTAATGAGCAGAATGTCGTTCTTGGAAACTATACGTATGATTCAGGAATGAAAGCGATGAATCAATTACTTGAACTAGGAGCAGACTGTCCACGTGCGATTTTCGCTGGAACAGATGAGATGGCTCTTGGTGTCATTCATGCCTTACAAGATGCTGGACATCGTGTACCAGAAGATTTCGAAGTCATCGGACACGATAACACACGTCTTGCGACAATGATCCGTCCGAAACTGACGACAGTCGTTCAACCAATGTATGATATTGGAGCGGTTTCAATGCGTCTGTTGACGAAGATCTTAAACAAAGAAGAAATTGAAACGAACGATGTCACGTTACCACACCGAATCGAACAACGGGACTCAACACGCCCTTAA
- a CDS encoding bifunctional 3-deoxy-7-phosphoheptulonate synthase/chorismate mutase codes for MDQHAELKRLRDELDLVNAELLELMNRRGQIAVEIGKVKRAQGLDRYDPVRERQMLESIAANNHGPFETGRLQHVFKEIFKASLELQGEDRTRKLLVSRKQKPTNTIIRIGDAVIGDGSQQLIAGPCAVESEEQVFEVAEQLAKHGVKFMRGGAYKPRTSPYDFQGLGLEGLKMLKKAADAHGLHVITEIMTPSAVESALPYVDIIQVGARNMQNFDLLKEVGRTNKPVLLKRGLAATLEEFMYAAEYIMASGNDQVILCERGIRTYERATRNTLDISAVPILKQETHLPVMVDVTHSTGRKDLLLPTAKAAYAIGADAVMVEVHPFPALALSDANQQLDFQEFDTFIENLTTTFPALNVQ; via the coding sequence ATGGATCAACATGCAGAATTAAAAAGATTACGTGATGAACTCGATTTAGTGAATGCAGAATTATTGGAATTGATGAACAGACGAGGTCAAATTGCCGTCGAAATCGGAAAAGTCAAACGAGCACAAGGGCTTGATCGATACGACCCTGTACGAGAACGCCAAATGCTTGAATCAATTGCCGCTAATAACCATGGACCTTTTGAAACAGGACGCCTTCAGCATGTATTTAAAGAAATTTTCAAAGCTTCTCTCGAATTACAAGGAGAAGACCGGACTCGGAAATTACTCGTATCACGGAAACAAAAACCGACGAATACGATTATCCGGATCGGAGATGCCGTCATCGGAGACGGTTCGCAACAATTGATCGCTGGACCGTGTGCGGTCGAGAGCGAAGAACAAGTATTCGAAGTCGCAGAACAACTCGCGAAACATGGCGTGAAATTCATGCGAGGCGGAGCGTACAAACCACGTACATCGCCTTACGACTTCCAAGGTCTAGGACTCGAGGGTCTAAAAATGTTGAAAAAAGCAGCGGACGCGCACGGTTTGCATGTCATCACTGAAATCATGACACCAAGCGCCGTTGAATCTGCTTTACCATATGTCGATATCATTCAAGTCGGTGCACGCAACATGCAAAACTTCGACTTACTCAAAGAGGTCGGGCGTACGAATAAGCCAGTTCTTTTGAAACGAGGACTTGCTGCAACACTTGAAGAGTTCATGTACGCTGCCGAGTACATCATGGCAAGCGGAAACGATCAAGTCATCTTGTGTGAGCGTGGTATTCGAACGTACGAACGCGCAACCCGGAATACGCTTGATATCTCAGCAGTTCCGATTCTAAAGCAAGAGACGCATCTTCCGGTCATGGTCGATGTGACGCACTCGACAGGACGTAAAGATTTACTCTTACCAACAGCTAAAGCGGCATACGCGATTGGTGCAGACGCTGTTATGGTTGAAGTCCACCCGTTCCCAGCACTTGCATTGTCTGATGCGAACCAACAACTCGATTTCCAAGAATTCGATACGTTCATCGAAAACTTGACGACTACCTTTCCGGCACTAAACGTTCAATGA
- a CDS encoding YtxH domain-containing protein → MTKQHPYQAQDSSKGGGFLAGIIVGGLIGAAAALLSSPKSGREMRDMIDERTAPARQRLTEQTQVVREKAEPLVGEWIQLAKDKAAPVIEKAKNNPTIQEATQYAGFEKDQESIDAALAEAEQLVRDIEREIGDEVDGASVAEEIDTETVVELSELREQLADEQDEDNDPQSDVNHKK, encoded by the coding sequence ATGACGAAACAACACCCATATCAAGCACAAGATTCTTCTAAAGGAGGAGGCTTCCTTGCCGGAATCATCGTAGGTGGATTGATTGGTGCTGCGGCAGCTCTCCTTTCTAGCCCAAAATCAGGTCGTGAGATGCGCGACATGATCGACGAGCGTACGGCTCCTGCTCGTCAACGATTGACTGAACAGACACAAGTCGTTCGCGAAAAAGCAGAGCCACTCGTCGGTGAGTGGATTCAACTAGCGAAAGACAAAGCAGCACCTGTCATTGAAAAAGCAAAGAACAATCCAACGATTCAAGAAGCAACACAATACGCTGGCTTTGAAAAGGATCAGGAGAGCATCGATGCTGCGCTCGCAGAAGCAGAGCAGCTCGTACGTGACATCGAACGCGAAATCGGTGATGAAGTCGACGGTGCGTCTGTTGCGGAAGAAATCGATACAGAGACGGTCGTTGAACTTTCAGAGTTACGTGAACAGTTAGCAGACGAGCAAGATGAAGACAATGATCCACAGTCAGATGTGAATCACAAAAAATAA
- a CDS encoding DUF948 domain-containing protein — translation MEITLGGIAGLVAAIAFVVLVIFLARVLGAASKTLNNVANTTAGLERQLDGIMMETTALLHKTNRLVDTIEEKTELLAPVANSIEELGTSLNKVTDSVRTVSDTVAGAADTNKEQIAQAVRWGSVAVELFKKNKPAETTVQNHSTATTTVEKKPRRRFRKKTEAPVTPEVVSVPDVESIPDELKGDRKS, via the coding sequence ATGGAAATCACATTAGGCGGAATCGCTGGATTAGTCGCTGCGATTGCATTCGTAGTGCTCGTCATTTTCCTTGCCCGTGTATTAGGTGCTGCGAGTAAGACACTCAACAACGTAGCTAACACGACAGCAGGACTTGAACGTCAACTAGACGGGATCATGATGGAGACGACAGCGTTGTTACATAAGACGAATCGTCTTGTCGATACGATCGAAGAAAAAACAGAATTGCTTGCACCTGTCGCAAACTCGATTGAAGAACTCGGTACGTCATTAAACAAAGTGACAGATTCTGTCCGGACGGTATCCGATACGGTTGCTGGTGCGGCGGATACGAATAAAGAACAGATTGCACAAGCAGTCCGTTGGGGTTCTGTCGCTGTAGAATTATTTAAGAAAAACAAACCGGCAGAAACGACGGTTCAAAATCATTCGACGGCAACGACGACGGTTGAGAAAAAGCCACGTCGTCGATTCCGGAAAAAGACAGAGGCACCGGTCACACCGGAAGTCGTTTCTGTACCGGATGTCGAAAGTATTCCAGATGAGTTGAAGGGAGATCGTAAATCATGA
- a CDS encoding aminopeptidase: MRDPRLTQLATNLINYSVALEPGEKVLIENFGIERELVEALVEAAYAAGGHPFVLLKDNRILRKLYRNALEEQLQLMADVERKQMQAMDAYIGLRAGNNINELSDVPADQMKLYGQTIGKMHTQDRVKGTKWVVLRFPTASMAQLANQSTEAFEDFYFDVCTLDYEKMGQAMEPLVDLMNRTDRVRLVGPGTDLSFSIKDIPAIKCAGNANIPDGEVFTAPVKDSVNGVISYNTPSPYHGFTFENVTLTFKDGKIVEATANDTDRINQVFDTDAGSRFVGEFAIGVNPFIQHPMKDILFDEKIDGSFHFTPGQAYEEAYNGNDSSVHWDLVNIQRPDYGGGEIWFDDVLIRKDGRFVLPELEVLNPENLK; encoded by the coding sequence ATGCGTGACCCACGTCTTACTCAACTGGCAACGAATTTAATTAATTATTCTGTTGCCCTTGAACCTGGTGAAAAAGTCTTGATTGAAAACTTCGGCATCGAACGCGAACTGGTCGAGGCACTCGTTGAAGCTGCCTACGCAGCTGGCGGTCATCCGTTCGTCTTGCTTAAGGATAATCGTATCCTACGAAAATTATACCGAAATGCTTTAGAAGAGCAACTCCAATTGATGGCAGACGTCGAACGCAAGCAGATGCAAGCGATGGATGCATACATCGGACTACGTGCTGGTAATAATATCAATGAACTCTCAGATGTACCCGCTGATCAAATGAAATTATACGGTCAAACGATTGGTAAGATGCATACACAAGATCGTGTTAAAGGAACAAAATGGGTCGTCCTTCGTTTCCCGACTGCATCAATGGCGCAACTTGCCAACCAATCAACAGAAGCATTCGAAGACTTCTACTTTGATGTCTGTACGCTTGATTATGAAAAAATGGGACAAGCGATGGAACCACTCGTTGACTTGATGAACCGGACGGATCGTGTTCGCCTCGTTGGACCTGGAACGGACCTCTCATTCTCGATCAAGGACATCCCTGCAATCAAGTGTGCCGGAAATGCCAACATTCCGGACGGCGAAGTCTTTACGGCACCGGTCAAGGATTCCGTCAATGGTGTCATCTCGTATAACACGCCGTCACCATATCATGGATTCACATTCGAAAATGTCACATTGACGTTCAAAGACGGTAAAATCGTCGAAGCGACGGCGAATGACACAGATCGGATTAATCAAGTCTTTGATACAGATGCTGGTTCTCGATTCGTAGGTGAATTCGCGATTGGTGTCAATCCATTCATTCAACATCCGATGAAGGATATTCTGTTTGATGAGAAGATTGATGGCAGTTTCCACTTCACACCAGGTCAAGCGTACGAAGAAGCTTACAACGGCAATGATTCATCGGTTCACTGGGATCTCGTCAATATTCAACGCCCTGATTATGGCGGTGGAGAAATCTGGTTCGATGACGTCTTGATCCGTAAAGACGGACGTTTCGTCCTTCCAGAACTCGAAGTCCTCAATCCTGAAAATCTGAAATAA
- a CDS encoding Dps family protein, whose amino-acid sequence MISNHAKSALNQQVANYGVLFVKLHNYHWYIKGPDFLTLHEKLEELYTWVAEQYDVVAERLLMNNGTPSATLKEYLEQTTLEEAKSGLTADEMIDSVIQDFQQVRKEMLDAIEHLEAQDVTVEDDLLGQAKEIEKQIWMLRATLKK is encoded by the coding sequence ATGATCAGTAATCATGCAAAATCAGCTTTAAATCAACAGGTGGCAAACTATGGAGTGCTGTTCGTTAAACTCCACAATTATCACTGGTATATTAAAGGACCGGACTTCTTAACGCTTCATGAGAAGCTAGAAGAGCTCTATACATGGGTAGCGGAGCAATATGATGTCGTCGCAGAGCGTCTTTTGATGAACAATGGGACACCATCAGCGACATTAAAAGAATATCTTGAGCAAACGACGCTTGAAGAAGCGAAATCTGGTTTGACGGCAGATGAGATGATTGATTCCGTCATCCAAGATTTCCAACAAGTTCGTAAAGAGATGCTTGATGCAATTGAACATCTTGAGGCGCAGGATGTAACAGTTGAAGATGATCTACTTGGTCAAGCGAAGGAAATCGAAAAACAGATTTGGATGCTTCGCGCGACATTGAAAAAATAA
- a CDS encoding DUF2179 domain-containing protein has product MGQILLILLLQLIYVPVLTLRTIMLVKGRTVIAGLFGTVETLIYIFALGIVFQDLTTLGMVVYALGFGLGILVGGYVERKLAIGYNMIQVHTQEFPAELIQVIRDNGFGVTHYQGQGRDGVRYRLDVLAARTRMKVLRNLVEEYEPKAFLVAFDSVDFKGGYMLKGLKRPR; this is encoded by the coding sequence ATGGGACAGATTCTACTCATCTTATTGCTCCAGTTGATTTACGTTCCGGTTTTGACATTACGGACCATCATGCTCGTTAAAGGGCGGACCGTCATTGCAGGATTATTCGGGACGGTCGAAACATTGATCTACATTTTTGCACTAGGGATTGTCTTTCAAGATTTGACGACGCTCGGCATGGTCGTCTACGCGCTTGGATTTGGTCTTGGGATACTCGTCGGTGGTTATGTCGAACGAAAACTCGCCATCGGTTACAATATGATTCAAGTGCATACACAAGAATTTCCGGCAGAACTGATTCAAGTCATTCGAGATAATGGTTTTGGCGTGACACATTACCAAGGGCAAGGACGCGACGGTGTCCGTTACCGGTTAGATGTCCTCGCAGCCCGAACACGCATGAAAGTGCTTCGTAATCTCGTTGAGGAATACGAACCGAAAGCATTCCTCGTCGCTTTTGATTCTGTTGATTTTAAAGGTGGTTACATGTTGAAAGGGTTAAAACGTCCCCGCTAA
- the murC gene encoding UDP-N-acetylmuramate--L-alanine ligase, translating to MTKYHFVGIKGTGMSALAQVLHEMNHEVQGSDIEKHIFTEDALRAKEIPFFPFNADNIKEDYVIIQGNAFGDDHPEIARANELGLTIHHYYDFLGHLANEYRSVAITGSHGKTSTTGLLSHVLSGITPTAFLIGDGTGAGVEDAKAFVFEACEYKRHFLYYKPDYAIMTNIDFDHSDYFTGIDDVVSAFQEMAMQVKQAIVACGDDEHLQNIQANVPVLYYGFGENNDFRAENATSTPDGTSFDVYLRDDFYGTFLIPGFGRHHVLNALSVIAICQYEGLSKEDVAERLATFGGVKRRFSESEFGTQILVDDYAHHPKEISATIESARKKYPDREVIAIFQPHTYTRLKSFMNDFATSLREADATYLCEIFGSAREQEGQVRVEDLQEKIPQASILTRDNVSVLRQHENAVLLFMGAGDIQTYQHQYQSVK from the coding sequence ATGACAAAGTATCATTTTGTTGGAATCAAAGGAACAGGGATGAGCGCGCTCGCCCAAGTACTGCATGAGATGAATCATGAGGTACAAGGTTCAGACATCGAAAAGCACATTTTTACTGAAGACGCGTTACGAGCTAAGGAAATTCCATTTTTCCCGTTCAATGCGGATAACATCAAAGAAGACTATGTCATCATCCAAGGGAACGCCTTTGGGGATGATCATCCAGAAATCGCACGGGCAAATGAACTTGGTTTAACCATCCATCATTATTACGATTTCTTAGGACACTTAGCAAATGAATATCGTTCAGTCGCCATTACAGGCTCACACGGAAAAACGTCGACGACAGGTTTACTTTCGCACGTCTTAAGTGGAATCACACCAACAGCTTTCTTGATCGGAGACGGTACAGGAGCAGGTGTAGAGGATGCGAAGGCATTCGTCTTCGAGGCATGTGAATACAAACGTCACTTCTTATATTACAAGCCGGACTACGCTATCATGACGAATATCGACTTCGATCATTCGGATTATTTCACAGGAATTGATGATGTTGTTTCGGCATTCCAAGAGATGGCGATGCAGGTCAAGCAAGCAATCGTTGCTTGTGGGGATGATGAGCATCTTCAAAACATTCAAGCGAATGTACCTGTTCTCTATTATGGATTCGGAGAAAACAATGATTTCCGTGCGGAAAATGCAACGTCAACGCCAGACGGGACGTCGTTTGATGTGTATTTGCGTGATGATTTCTACGGCACGTTCCTTATCCCAGGATTCGGTCGTCATCATGTCTTGAATGCACTCTCAGTCATTGCAATCTGTCAGTATGAAGGATTAAGCAAAGAGGATGTAGCGGAGCGCTTAGCAACGTTCGGTGGTGTGAAACGTCGTTTCAGCGAGTCGGAATTCGGCACGCAAATTCTAGTAGATGACTACGCGCACCATCCAAAGGAAATCAGTGCAACGATTGAATCGGCACGGAAGAAATATCCGGACCGTGAAGTCATCGCGATTTTCCAACCACATACGTACACACGCTTGAAATCATTCATGAATGATTTCGCGACATCTTTACGCGAAGCAGATGCGACATATCTATGCGAAATTTTTGGTTCGGCACGTGAGCAGGAAGGGCAAGTTCGAGTCGAAGATTTGCAGGAGAAGATTCCGCAAGCTTCAATTCTGACACGCGATAACGTTTCTGTCCTACGTCAGCATGAAAATGCTGTGCTTTTGTTCATGGGAGCGGGAGATATCCAAACGTATCAGCATCAGTACCAAAGCGTAAAATAA
- the ytpR gene encoding YtpR family tRNA-binding protein: MNVFYNKEGVGDVLMIILEDAPRAEVTATREGDVATIKHGDRIVGYNLFDASNTFTIETQGPVELTEEFAMRIQEELAKREIELSLEHVDYSPKFVVGFVASCEKHPDADKLSVCQVEVDNGTLQIVCGAPNVATGQKVVVAKPGAVMPSGLIIRPSALRGVPSSGMLCSARELGLADAPQEKGILVLGDTKAVGEAFSIGR, translated from the coding sequence ATGAATGTGTTTTATAATAAAGAGGGCGTCGGTGACGTCTTAATGATCATTTTGGAAGACGCACCGCGTGCGGAAGTGACAGCGACTCGTGAAGGAGATGTAGCGACAATCAAGCATGGTGATCGTATCGTCGGTTACAACTTGTTTGATGCTTCGAATACATTTACGATTGAGACACAAGGACCGGTTGAATTGACGGAAGAATTCGCTATGCGTATTCAAGAAGAACTGGCGAAACGAGAGATCGAATTATCACTCGAACACGTTGATTATTCTCCGAAATTCGTTGTTGGATTCGTTGCTTCTTGCGAGAAGCATCCGGATGCCGATAAATTATCGGTCTGTCAGGTAGAAGTAGATAACGGAACTTTACAAATCGTTTGTGGAGCACCAAATGTAGCGACGGGTCAAAAAGTAGTCGTTGCTAAACCAGGTGCAGTCATGCCATCCGGTTTAATCATCCGTCCTTCAGCGCTACGCGGTGTACCTTCAAGCGGTATGCTCTGTTCAGCGCGTGAGCTCGGTCTTGCCGATGCACCACAAGAAAAAGGGATTCTTGTACTCGGTGATACAAAAGCAGTAGGGGAAGCATTCTCAATCGGTCGATGA